A window of the Bacteriovorax sp. PP10 genome harbors these coding sequences:
- the cyoE gene encoding heme o synthase: MRLKNLSLLNIFFTFALIMWGAVVHNTQSSLACPDWPLCYDQVFPNMEGAILIEHGHRLLASFVGLLTIGMVFFSFQERKKSDAHLHLFKASALALFLVIAQGALGGITVIYKLPTIVSTSHLGLSLIYFSFIVYIHHMASKIAKPARELSQKVKDNIQKNWKPIVRHGILFSLALLYSQILLGAFMRHAGAGAACGLGPNSAFLCMDVTNWGYKFWPSMHPSQLHMIHRYYGVFVFMIVSFFSVKTYHFFKGDKILRAASILPFICVSAQVVFGIMTIWLNMSVLPTTLHLAGAALSLISLWKLNLMMKDVEDSFFLGNPHSFLSDVVDLTKPKLSLLVMVTAMVGTLIAPDKINFFKAFFAFVLITMVVIGAAALNCYIEREVDKKMNRTKDRPLPSQRMRPRTALIFGSLLILFSIPALCIFVNMVTGILALIAAAFYLYAYTPMKQKSELAVYIGAVPGALPPVMGWTAVTGQVDIMAVTLFLILFVWQLPHFLAISLYHADDYGNANIKVYPNLKRGFFITKIGIFVFTGFLFVTSLLPTYFSQASFIYTRAAFILSGAFLIYSAFGFFKKDKDAERQWARNYFLGSLFYLPLLLIALIFFK; the protein is encoded by the coding sequence ATGCGTCTTAAAAATCTTTCACTTCTGAACATCTTCTTCACATTCGCTTTGATTATGTGGGGGGCAGTTGTTCACAACACTCAATCAAGTCTTGCTTGTCCAGACTGGCCATTATGTTATGACCAAGTATTTCCAAATATGGAAGGCGCGATTCTTATCGAGCACGGTCACCGTTTGCTTGCGAGCTTCGTAGGACTTCTGACGATAGGAATGGTTTTCTTTTCTTTTCAAGAGAGAAAGAAATCAGATGCACACTTACACTTATTCAAAGCTTCAGCTTTAGCTCTATTTTTAGTTATTGCTCAGGGAGCTCTTGGTGGAATCACTGTTATCTACAAACTTCCAACAATCGTTTCAACTTCTCACTTAGGTTTATCCCTAATTTACTTTTCTTTCATCGTGTACATCCACCACATGGCAAGCAAGATTGCGAAGCCTGCTCGTGAGTTATCACAAAAGGTAAAAGACAATATCCAAAAAAATTGGAAACCAATTGTCCGCCACGGAATTTTATTTTCACTAGCTCTTCTATACTCGCAAATCCTTCTGGGTGCTTTCATGAGACACGCTGGAGCAGGAGCTGCTTGTGGACTAGGACCTAATAGTGCTTTCTTGTGTATGGACGTTACGAACTGGGGCTATAAGTTCTGGCCTTCAATGCACCCGTCACAGTTACACATGATCCACAGATACTACGGTGTTTTTGTTTTCATGATCGTTTCATTCTTCTCAGTTAAAACTTATCACTTCTTTAAAGGTGACAAGATTTTGCGAGCTGCAAGTATTCTTCCATTCATCTGTGTTTCTGCTCAGGTGGTTTTCGGAATCATGACAATCTGGTTAAACATGAGTGTTCTTCCAACAACACTTCACTTAGCTGGAGCAGCTCTGTCTTTAATTTCTTTATGGAAATTAAATCTGATGATGAAAGATGTAGAGGATTCTTTTTTTTTAGGTAACCCTCACTCATTTCTATCCGATGTAGTTGATCTAACAAAACCAAAGTTGTCTTTGTTAGTTATGGTTACAGCAATGGTGGGGACGTTAATCGCTCCGGATAAAATCAATTTCTTCAAAGCATTTTTCGCTTTCGTTCTCATCACTATGGTTGTTATCGGTGCCGCTGCACTTAACTGCTACATTGAACGCGAAGTCGATAAAAAGATGAACCGTACAAAAGACCGTCCACTTCCTTCTCAAAGAATGAGACCAAGAACGGCCCTGATCTTTGGATCACTATTAATTTTATTTTCAATCCCGGCCTTGTGTATTTTTGTAAACATGGTGACGGGGATCCTGGCATTAATTGCCGCGGCATTCTATCTTTATGCCTACACTCCGATGAAGCAAAAAAGTGAGCTAGCTGTTTACATCGGCGCAGTTCCGGGCGCACTTCCACCAGTTATGGGTTGGACTGCTGTGACGGGTCAAGTAGATATTATGGCCGTGACTTTATTTTTGATTCTTTTCGTATGGCAACTTCCACACTTCTTAGCGATCTCTCTTTACCACGCAGATGACTATGGAAATGCAAATATAAAGGTTTACCCTAATTTAAAGAGGGGATTCTTCATTACAAAGATCGGTATTTTCGTTTTCACTGGCTTTTTATTTGTGACTTCGCTTCTTCCGACTTACTTTTCACAAGCTAGTTTTATTTATACCAGAGCGGCCTTCATTTTAAGTGGAGCGTTCTTAATTTACTCGGCCTTCGGATTTTTTAAAAAGGACAAGGACGCTGAAAGGCAGTGGGCAAGAAATTACTTCCTGGGCTCCCTGTTTTACCTTCCGCTGCTTCTGATTGCCCTGATATTTTTTAAGTAG
- a CDS encoding tryptophan 2,3-dioxygenase family protein, with the protein MHKNKGPVYYGDYLQLPKLLDSQLPLSRKYADETNGECHDEMLFIVVHQVYELWFKQILHDLDAILSVFNKTYIPEVELSSIIQKLERIKKIQGLLIGQFDVLETMTPMDFLEFRDLLIPASGFQSVQFREIEIKLGLHTNDRMDVDREFFMGRLSEKDRAHLTEVESSPTILKCLEGWLERLPYTNTSGFNFWDEYQKSINAILKDDQDIIEANSAHLTERAKMIQLENLKMTRGTFESLFQTESHDELIKNNQRKLSQKAILNALFILLYRHESMLTLPFHLITSLMDIDENFTTWRYRHALLAQRMLGTKIGTGGSSGHQYLKRAADNNRVFLDLFNLSTFLIPNSRLPKIPLEVKKKLSFNV; encoded by the coding sequence ATGCATAAAAATAAAGGTCCGGTCTATTATGGTGATTATCTTCAGCTGCCTAAATTGCTCGATTCACAGCTGCCGCTAAGTCGTAAATATGCCGATGAAACTAACGGTGAATGTCATGATGAAATGCTTTTTATTGTTGTTCATCAGGTCTATGAACTTTGGTTTAAACAAATTCTCCACGATCTGGATGCGATTCTCTCGGTATTCAATAAAACTTACATTCCTGAAGTAGAACTCTCGTCGATTATTCAGAAGCTTGAGCGTATCAAAAAGATCCAGGGATTATTGATCGGCCAGTTCGATGTGCTTGAGACAATGACTCCGATGGATTTTCTTGAGTTCAGGGATCTCTTAATTCCGGCCTCGGGATTTCAGAGTGTGCAGTTTAGAGAGATCGAAATCAAACTTGGTCTACATACTAATGACCGCATGGATGTTGACCGTGAATTTTTCATGGGAAGACTTTCTGAAAAGGACCGTGCTCATTTAACTGAAGTTGAGTCCTCGCCTACTATTTTAAAATGTCTTGAAGGGTGGCTTGAAAGGCTTCCTTATACAAATACTTCTGGATTTAACTTTTGGGATGAATACCAGAAATCAATCAATGCTATCTTAAAAGATGATCAGGATATTATTGAAGCTAACAGTGCTCACTTAACTGAAAGAGCAAAAATGATTCAGCTTGAGAACTTGAAGATGACTCGCGGGACATTTGAGAGTTTATTTCAAACTGAGTCTCATGATGAGTTAATAAAAAACAATCAGAGAAAGCTTTCACAGAAAGCAATTTTGAATGCCTTGTTTATTTTACTTTATAGACATGAATCAATGCTGACGTTGCCGTTTCATTTAATTACATCTCTAATGGATATCGATGAGAACTTTACGACTTGGCGTTACCGTCATGCTCTACTTGCTCAAAGAATGCTGGGGACAAAAATTGGAACTGGTGGATCTTCAGGGCATCAGTACCTAAAGCGAGCAGCGGATAATAATCGCGTGTTCTTAGATCTATTTAATCTTTCGACTTTCTTAATTCCCAATTCAAGACTTCCGAAAATTCCTTTGGAAGTTAAAAAGAAGTTGAGTTTCAATGTATAA
- a CDS encoding aminotransferase class V-fold PLP-dependent enzyme encodes MYKKYYSHFLTANPHIQHYASHSHHFWPDVTRDAGLRYWDDSAKFVDDKWNHIFGERVPAVQKLIAEILKLSHPEQIVFAPNTHELVYRLLSCFDPRKKISILTTDSEFYSFDRQVNRLEEDKIVETEKISTQPFDDFEARFITKITENHYDMIFLSHVFFNSGMAVKNLKKIVESVKETNTMIVIDGYHGFMALPTDLSEIENRIFYIGGSYKYAQGGEGCCFLYSPPNSSERPLYTGWFAGFDSLATDGGNTGYSRDGYRFAGSTMDFSALYRLEAVLNLFKSEGLTVEKMHAHIQKLQKNFREHLLEIDHHFLTEKNILSVDYNHHGHFLTFAMPSIEHTKSLHDELREINIWTDYRGSRLRFGFGIYQNDCIDLRALIKTF; translated from the coding sequence ATGTATAAAAAATATTATTCACACTTTTTAACAGCTAATCCACATATCCAGCATTATGCCAGTCATAGTCATCACTTTTGGCCGGATGTCACTCGCGATGCGGGGCTTAGGTACTGGGATGATTCGGCGAAATTTGTGGATGATAAATGGAATCACATCTTTGGCGAGCGGGTTCCTGCGGTTCAGAAGTTGATTGCTGAAATTTTAAAATTATCTCATCCTGAGCAGATTGTTTTTGCTCCCAATACCCATGAGCTGGTGTATCGCCTGCTTAGTTGTTTTGATCCGAGAAAAAAGATTTCTATTTTAACAACTGACTCTGAATTTTATAGTTTTGATCGTCAGGTGAATCGCCTTGAAGAAGATAAAATTGTGGAGACTGAAAAAATTTCCACTCAGCCGTTTGATGACTTTGAAGCAAGGTTCATTACAAAGATTACTGAGAACCATTACGACATGATTTTTTTAAGCCATGTCTTTTTTAACTCGGGAATGGCGGTTAAGAATCTTAAGAAGATTGTTGAGAGTGTAAAAGAAACGAATACCATGATTGTTATTGATGGTTATCACGGGTTCATGGCCCTTCCGACTGACCTGTCTGAAATTGAAAATAGAATTTTCTACATTGGTGGATCTTATAAATATGCTCAAGGTGGAGAAGGATGTTGTTTTCTTTACTCTCCTCCCAATTCTAGTGAGCGCCCTCTTTATACAGGATGGTTTGCAGGATTTGATTCACTCGCAACTGACGGTGGAAACACTGGTTACTCAAGAGATGGATATAGATTTGCCGGATCGACGATGGATTTTTCTGCTTTATATAGATTAGAGGCCGTGCTTAATCTTTTTAAATCGGAAGGATTAACTGTGGAGAAAATGCACGCTCATATTCAAAAGCTTCAAAAGAATTTCCGCGAGCATCTTTTAGAAATCGATCATCATTTTTTAACTGAGAAAAATATTCTTAGTGTGGATTACAATCATCACGGGCATTTTTTAACATTTGCCATGCCTAGTATTGAGCACACAAAATCTCTGCATGATGAATTAAGAGAGATTAATATCTGGACGGATTATCGTGGAAGCAGACTTCGTTTTGGTTTTGGGATTTATCAAAATGACTGTATTGATCTAAGAGCTTTAATTAAAACTTTTTAA
- a CDS encoding DUF420 domain-containing protein: MNSEKTVFSIIGLLSAAVIGFLFWLIYFKTGASVNAGGWVGNLPALNAILNALTATLLVTGYVFIKKNHKDLHIKAMLAATFTSACFLVSYVTYHHFQGDTKFMGVGIIRPIYFLILITHILLSIVQVPLILTTLYLAAVKNFPRHRKFARVTFPIWLYVSVTGVLIFVILKSFN, translated from the coding sequence ATGAACTCAGAAAAAACAGTTTTCAGCATCATCGGACTTTTAAGCGCCGCTGTTATTGGTTTTCTATTTTGGTTAATTTATTTTAAAACGGGAGCATCAGTTAACGCTGGTGGATGGGTAGGAAACCTTCCGGCCCTTAATGCAATTTTAAATGCACTAACTGCAACCCTACTGGTAACTGGTTACGTTTTCATCAAGAAAAACCACAAAGATCTTCACATAAAAGCGATGCTTGCTGCGACTTTCACTTCAGCATGTTTCTTAGTTTCATATGTAACTTATCACCATTTTCAAGGTGACACGAAATTCATGGGTGTCGGAATTATTCGCCCAATTTATTTCCTGATTCTCATTACGCACATTCTTCTTTCAATCGTTCAGGTCCCGTTAATTTTAACGACATTATACCTGGCCGCTGTGAAAAATTTCCCACGCCATAGAAAATTTGCACGCGTGACTTTCCCAATTTGGTTATATGTTTCAGTCACAGGTGTTTTAATTTTTGTTATTTTAAAAAGTTTTAATTAA
- a CDS encoding cytochrome c oxidase subunit 3 translates to MSSHAHTHDGPKPYHEYPVDPQFKRASPGKIGMWLFLATDGMSFAGYLIAYAVLRWSRAWPNPSVALGGVELSGFMTFLLICSSVSMVLAIDACKQRYRKGMLGWLAFTIFGGIAFLSIQMYEYHHLNHAMGMSFNSYAHGDALFSSTFFAITGFHGLHVLSGVIYLIVMLVHAYRGDFDNGDYNQLEIAGLFWHFVDLVWILVFTFVYLL, encoded by the coding sequence ATGTCATCACATGCACATACACACGACGGGCCAAAGCCTTATCATGAATACCCGGTAGACCCGCAGTTTAAAAGAGCTAGCCCGGGAAAAATCGGAATGTGGTTATTCCTTGCAACTGACGGTATGTCGTTTGCGGGATATTTAATTGCTTATGCAGTTTTAAGATGGTCGCGTGCCTGGCCAAATCCATCAGTAGCACTTGGTGGAGTAGAGCTTTCAGGTTTCATGACTTTCCTTTTAATTTGTTCATCTGTATCGATGGTTCTTGCAATCGATGCATGTAAACAAAGATATAGAAAAGGAATGCTTGGTTGGTTAGCTTTCACTATTTTTGGTGGGATCGCTTTCCTTAGTATTCAGATGTATGAATATCATCACCTTAATCACGCAATGGGTATGAGTTTTAATTCATACGCTCACGGTGATGCACTTTTCTCATCTACATTTTTTGCTATTACTGGATTCCACGGTCTTCACGTTCTATCTGGTGTAATTTATCTTATAGTTATGCTTGTTCACGCTTACCGCGGTGACTTTGATAACGGTGACTATAACCAACTAGAAATCGCAGGTCTTTTCTGGCACTTTGTCGACCTTGTTTGGATTCTGGTTTTCACGTTCGTTTACCTACTGTAG
- a CDS encoding c-type cytochrome translates to MAYSMPKLHKIMAILSFIFFVTTVWVFLDDYMRPWKGYQVEALKIKRRHLETQIKEAAKNIDAKKLAELNDRLAKGEEIVKSRNEEIKKTQKELDKVVTKIKQQTIVNGILNGKVGAKNFNFETAEMHKEDKVAGKLYTSLAELKADFVKGKDDLKAYQAHEKEIHARLDGLKKEVTDTEKDIKDIKNTFDLLEAAKKTTDINPVFALRNMPFLDFMDPTIRIKQIVVNNVTDDRYFRQVPKVDRCITCHTFIDQPGFEKEENPFRTHPRLDEMVGLESKHPMKQIGCTACHGGEGARSNDFTTVAHMPNDDKQEAQWVAKYNWKAPHHIPSPMLPKSQTEASCVKCHQGVELIPGGTVVNEGRMAIEKYGCNACHKIDGWEHKRKTGPSLLKIAGKVDKEWFKSWVWEPKAFNKHTKMPAFFRQSNNSKPEFVRYNVAEVNAMAEYIWDKSKGYEPNEKYAGNGNADHGKELVSSIGCMGCHGIDGLEDQSKAVKAYAGPWLSGLGSKVSPDWIKSWIKKPWHYQEDTIMPSLRLTDGEANDITAYLMTLRNKAFEGLKFAPFDLAARDELLADYLSAFDTVENSKAKVAKMTDRERTLDLGKRSIGKYGCYSCHNIEGFDGYAPIGPELTKEGSKPITQFGYGIQHDVGHTRDAWITAHLQNPRRWDIGIDKVFRDLQKMPNFYMSEAEAKKITIALLGQVSDPLPLAGVKRLNANETMMADGMKVVNKYGCVGCHQIDGQRGNILNMYTDDINQGPPRLVNEGHRIQTDWFYHFLSDVQPIRPWLKVRMPSFNLSTEEKNRIVNGFQQGAHQPTFTETSEAVQWLPGEREETLKLFTALNCVQCHTQGFNGETPLAPDLRKANKRLRPTWIAKWIKNPQLIMPGTTMPSFFGDDGKEPIETGYFGGDAEKQINGLTKYVIELGK, encoded by the coding sequence ATGGCATATAGCATGCCAAAACTCCACAAGATCATGGCGATCTTGTCCTTCATATTTTTCGTAACAACTGTTTGGGTTTTCTTAGATGACTACATGAGACCTTGGAAAGGGTACCAAGTTGAGGCGCTTAAGATTAAAAGACGCCACTTAGAAACTCAGATCAAAGAAGCTGCTAAGAACATCGACGCTAAGAAGCTTGCTGAGTTAAACGATCGCCTTGCTAAAGGTGAAGAGATTGTAAAAAGCAGAAACGAAGAAATCAAAAAAACTCAAAAAGAGTTAGATAAAGTTGTAACTAAAATTAAGCAACAAACTATCGTTAACGGTATTTTAAACGGTAAAGTTGGTGCGAAAAACTTTAATTTTGAAACAGCTGAAATGCATAAAGAAGATAAAGTTGCTGGTAAACTTTATACAAGCTTAGCTGAACTAAAAGCTGATTTCGTAAAAGGTAAAGATGATCTAAAAGCTTACCAAGCTCACGAAAAAGAAATCCATGCAAGACTTGATGGTCTTAAAAAAGAAGTAACAGATACTGAAAAAGACATCAAAGATATCAAAAATACTTTTGATCTTCTTGAAGCAGCTAAGAAAACAACGGATATCAATCCAGTTTTCGCTTTAAGAAACATGCCTTTCTTAGACTTCATGGACCCAACAATCAGAATTAAGCAAATCGTTGTTAACAATGTTACTGACGATAGATATTTCAGACAGGTTCCAAAAGTTGACCGTTGTATTACATGTCACACTTTTATCGATCAACCTGGTTTCGAAAAAGAAGAAAACCCATTCAGGACTCACCCTCGTTTAGACGAAATGGTTGGTCTTGAATCAAAACACCCGATGAAACAAATTGGATGTACTGCATGTCACGGTGGAGAAGGGGCGAGATCAAACGATTTCACAACTGTTGCTCACATGCCGAACGATGATAAACAAGAAGCTCAATGGGTTGCTAAATACAACTGGAAAGCTCCTCACCATATTCCAAGCCCAATGCTTCCAAAGTCTCAGACAGAAGCAAGCTGTGTTAAGTGTCACCAAGGTGTAGAACTTATCCCAGGCGGAACTGTAGTTAACGAAGGCCGTATGGCAATCGAGAAGTACGGATGTAATGCTTGTCACAAGATTGATGGTTGGGAACATAAGAGAAAAACTGGTCCATCACTTTTAAAGATTGCTGGAAAAGTTGATAAAGAATGGTTTAAGTCATGGGTATGGGAGCCGAAAGCTTTCAATAAACATACAAAAATGCCAGCGTTCTTTAGACAATCAAATAACTCGAAACCAGAATTCGTTCGTTACAACGTAGCTGAAGTAAACGCGATGGCCGAATACATTTGGGACAAATCTAAAGGATATGAGCCAAATGAAAAGTACGCTGGAAACGGTAATGCTGATCACGGTAAAGAACTAGTTTCATCTATTGGATGTATGGGATGTCACGGTATCGATGGTCTTGAAGATCAATCGAAAGCGGTAAAAGCATACGCAGGTCCATGGTTATCAGGATTAGGTTCAAAAGTTTCTCCTGACTGGATTAAGTCATGGATCAAAAAACCATGGCACTACCAAGAAGATACGATCATGCCTTCACTTCGTTTAACTGACGGTGAAGCAAACGATATTACTGCTTACTTAATGACTCTTAGAAATAAAGCTTTCGAAGGTCTGAAGTTCGCTCCGTTTGATTTAGCTGCTCGTGATGAACTTTTAGCAGACTACCTTTCAGCTTTCGATACAGTTGAAAACTCAAAAGCTAAAGTTGCTAAGATGACTGACCGTGAAAGAACACTTGATCTTGGTAAGAGATCAATTGGTAAATACGGATGTTACTCTTGCCACAATATTGAAGGATTTGATGGTTATGCTCCTATCGGACCAGAACTTACAAAAGAAGGATCGAAGCCAATTACTCAATTCGGTTACGGTATCCAACATGATGTAGGTCACACGAGAGATGCATGGATCACGGCTCACTTACAAAACCCAAGACGCTGGGATATCGGAATCGATAAAGTATTCCGCGATCTACAAAAAATGCCAAACTTCTACATGAGTGAAGCAGAAGCGAAGAAAATTACAATCGCTCTTCTTGGACAAGTTTCAGATCCATTACCACTTGCTGGTGTGAAGAGACTGAACGCTAATGAAACAATGATGGCCGACGGTATGAAGGTTGTTAATAAGTACGGATGTGTGGGATGTCACCAGATCGATGGTCAGCGTGGAAACATTCTGAACATGTACACTGACGATATCAACCAAGGTCCACCAAGACTTGTAAACGAAGGTCACAGAATTCAAACTGACTGGTTCTACCACTTCTTAAGTGACGTACAACCAATCAGACCATGGTTAAAAGTGAGAATGCCATCATTCAACCTTTCAACTGAAGAGAAAAACAGAATCGTTAACGGTTTCCAACAAGGTGCTCATCAGCCAACGTTTACAGAAACATCTGAAGCAGTACAATGGTTACCGGGTGAAAGAGAAGAAACGCTGAAACTTTTCACAGCACTTAACTGTGTTCAGTGTCACACTCAAGGCTTCAACGGTGAAACACCTCTTGCTCCTGATTTAAGAAAAGCGAACAAGAGACTTCGTCCAACTTGGATTGCAAAATGGATCAAAAATCCACAATTGATTATGCCAGGAACGACAATGCCAAGCTTCTTCGGTGACGATGGTAAAGAGCCAATCGAAACTGGATACTTTGGTGGAGATGCTGAAAAGCAAATTAACGGTTTAACTAAATACGTAATCGAATTAGGAAAATAA